The sequence CGACGTCATCGCCGACGGACCCTCCACCGACATGGGGGAGCTGGCGCTCGGCCAGAACGTAGTCGTTGCCTTCATGCCGTGGGGCGGTTACAACTTCGAGGACTCCATCCTCATTTCGGAGAAACTGGTCAAGGACGACCGCTACACCTCGATCCACATCGAGGAGTTCGAGTGCGTTGCCCGCGATACCAAGCTGGGGAAAGAGGAGATTACCGCCGACATCCCCAACCTGGGTGAAGAGACGCTGAAGGATCTGGACGAGTCCGGCATCATCAGGATCGGCGCCGAGGTGAAGCCGGGCGATATCCTGGTCGGCAAGATCACCCCGAAGGGGGAGACGCAGCTCTCTCCCGAAGAGAAGCTTCTGCGGGCCATTTTCGGCGAGAAGGCCGGCGATGTCCGTGATACGTCTCTGCGCGTTCCTCCCGGTGTGGAAGGGACGGTCATCGGCGCCAAGATCTTCTCCCGCAAGGGTTCCGACAAGGACGCCCGGACTGAGATCATCGAGAAGGCAGAAGAGGAAAAACTCCGCAAGGACGAACAGGACGAGATCCGCATCATCCGTGATTCGGCTGTCGGCAAGCTGAAGCGGCTCCTGGTCGGCCGGACCTCTGCGGTGAAGATAGAAGGGAAAGAAGGAAAGGTCCTTCTGGCCAAGGACAAGAAGATTTCCGAGGAGCTGCTGGTCACCATCCCGCTGGAGCGCTGGGACGAGATCTCGGTGAGCGACGGGGACGACGTGGAGGAAAAGGTCGCCCAGGTCCTCTCTAAGCTCTATCAGCAGATCGACTTCATCAAATACGTCTTCGATGACAAGATCCAGAAACTGAAACGGGGGGACGACCTGCCGCCGGGCGTCATCAAGATGGTCAAGGTCTATATCGCCATCAAGCGCAAGCTGCAGGTCGGCGACAAGATGGCGGGCCGTCACGGGAACAAGGGTGTCGTCTCCCGGATCCTGCCGGAAGAGGACATGCCCTACATGGAAGACGGTCGTCCGGTGGAGATCGTGCTCAACCCGCTGGGGGTTCCTTCCCGTATGAACGTCGGCCAGATCCTGGAGACGCATCTCGGCTGGGCCGCCAAGGGAATCGGCTGGCGTATCGAGGAGATGCTGGAGAAAAACACTCCGGAAGCCCAGCTGAAGAAGAACCTCAAGGAGATTTACAACGAGAAGGAGATGTCCAAGTTCATCGACACGCTGGAAGAGGATGAGCTGCTCCGTGTGGCAACACGCCTGAAGCGCGGTGTGCCGATGGCCTCGTCGGTCTTTGAAGGGGCAACCGAGGAAAACATCCAGACCATGCTCAAAAAGGCCGGTTTCGACAGCTCGGGCCAGGTCACGCTCTACGACGGCAAGTCCGGCGATCCGTTCAAGCACAAGGTCACCGTCGGGGTCATGTACGTCCTGAAGCTTCATCACCTGGTCGACGACAAGATCCATGCCCGGTCCATCGGCCCCTACAGCCTGGTTACCCAGCAGCCGCTGGGTGGCAAGGCGCAGTTCGGTGGACAGCGTCTGGGTGAAATGGAAGTCTGGGCCATGGAGGCGTACGGCGCTGCCTATGCCCTGCAGGAATTCCTCACCGTCAAATCGGACGACGTTGCCGGACGGACCAGGATGTACGAGGCGATCGTCAAGGGGAAACACACCCTTGAGCCGGGTCTGCCCGAATCCTTCAACGTTCTGATCAAGGAACTCCAGTCGCTCTGTCTGGACGTGGAGCTGCTTGAGACCGAGGAAGAGTAACACCTTACAAACGTGCGGCAGGGAAGCGTTCCGCCGCCTGCAGGAATAACTCCTCATTTCAAGGAGGCACAACATTGGAAGATCTTTTCAATTTTTTCGATAAGCCCAAGGACCCGCTCCACTTTTCCGCCATCAGGATATCCATCTCCTCACCGGAAAAGATCCGCGAGCGCTCCTTTGGTGAAGTAAAGAAGCCTGAGACCATCAACTACCGTACCTTCAAGCCCGAACGCGACGGCCTCTTCTGTGCCAAGATCTTCGGCCCGACCAAGGACTACGAGTGCAACTGCGGCAAGTACAAGCGGATGAAGCACCGCGGGATCGTCTGCGAGAAGTGCGGCGTCGAGGTCATTCCCTCCAAGGTGCGCCGAGAACGTCTCGGGCACATCGATCTGGCCACGCCGGTTGCCCATATCTGGTTCCTCAAGTCGCTTCCGTCCAGGATCGGCAACCTGCTCGACATGACCCTGAAGGATCTGGAGCGGGTCCTCTATTTCGAGGCCTACGTCATCATCGATCCGGGCGCCACTTCCCTCTCCTTTGGCGAGGTGCTTACCGAGGACCAGTTCCAGAAGTCGGTTGAGGAGCTTGGCAACGGTTTCATCGCCGGCATGGGGGCTGCTGCCATCCGCGACTGCCTCAAGGCACTCGATCTGGAGGGGCTGGCAGATATGCTCAGGACCGAGATGCAGGAAGCCAACAGCGAGGCGAAGCGAAAGAAGGTTGCCAAACGGCTCAAGGTCGTGGAGGCCTTCAAGGTTTCGGGCAACCGTCCGGAATGGATGATCCTCGAATGTATCCCGGTCCTGCCGCCGGAACTCCGGCCGCTGGTTCCGCTTGATGGTGGCCGTTTTGCCACTTCGGACCTGAACGATCTCTATCGCCGGGTCATCAACCGGAACAACCGTCTCAAGCGCCTCATGGAGCTGCAGGCTCCCGAGGTGATCATCCGCAACGAGAAGCGTATGCTGCAGGAAGCTGTTGATGCCCTGTTTGACAACGGACGCCGCGGCCGTGCCATTGCCGGGCCCAACAAGCGGCCGCTCAAGTCGCTTTCCGACATGCTGAAAGGGAAATCGGGCCGTTTCCGCCAGAACCTGCTCGGCAAGCGGGTCGACTATTCGGGCCGTTCGGTCATCGTCGTCGGCCCCGAGCTGAAGCTCCACCAGTGCGGTCTCCCCAAGAAGATGGCGCTGGAGCTCTTCAAGCCGTTCATCTACAACAAGCTCGAAGAACGCGGGTTTGTCACGACGATCAAAAGTGCCAAGAAAATGGTGGAAAAGGAACGTCCCGAGGTGTGGGACGTGCTGGAAGAGGTCATCAAGGAGCACCCGGTCCTTCTCAACCGTGCTCCGACCCTGCACCGTCTCGGTATCCAGGCCTTTGAACCGGTACTGATCGAAGGGAAGGCCATCCAGCTTCATCCGCTGGTCTGTACGGCATTCAACGCCGACTTCGACGGCGACCAGATGGCCGTGCACCTGCCACTCTCCATCGAGAGCCAGGTCGAGGCGCGCGTTCTGATGATGTCCACCAATAACATCCTCTCCCCGGCCCATGGCAAGCCGATCATCGTTCCTTCGCAGGACATGGTTCTCGGTACGTACCATATGACCAGGGACCGCGAGTTCGAGCGGGTTCTTGACGAGAATGGCAAGCCGATGGCGGACAAGAAAACCGGCAACCAGCTCTGGCAGCGGGTGAAAGGGTTCGGCAAGATATTGGCGTCACCCGAAGAGGTCAGGATCGCCTTCGACGCCGGTGAGGTCGACCTCCAGGCCCCCATCGAAGTACGCATGAAAAACATCCGTGGCAGTGAAGATGCCCCTGAGCGGATCAAGACCACTGTCGGCCGTGTTCTCCTGCGCGAGATCCTTCCCGAAGCGGTTCCGTTCAGCGCTATCAACAAGACCATGTCCAAGAAGGAGCTCACCAACCTGGTCGACATCTGCTACCGACTGGCGGGCAACAAGGAAACCGTCATCCTGGCCGACCGGCTCAAGGAGATCGGTTTCCGCTATTCCACCCTGGCCGGTATCTCCATCTGCATCAACGACATGCAGATCCCCTTTGGGAAATATGCGATCATCGACCGTGCCACCGAAGAGGTAAAAGAGATCCAGAACCAGTACACCGAAGGTCTCATCACCGACGGCGAGCGCTACAACAAGGTCATCGACATCTGGGCCAAGGCTACCGAGGATATTGCCAAGGAGATGTTGGACAACATCTCCAAGGAGACGGTATTCTCCCCTGACGACGGCAAGGAACTCAAGGTTCCCTCCTTCAACGCCATTCATATGATGGCCGACTCCGGTGCCCGAGGTTCCGCCCAGCAGATCCGCCAGCTGGCCGGGATGAGGGGCTTGATGGCCAAGCCTTCCGGCGAGATCATCGAGACTCCGATTACGGCGAACTTCCGCGAAGGTCTCACGGTTCTCCAGTACTTCATCTCGACCCACGGTGCCCGTAAAGGTCTGGCCGATACGGCTCTCAAGACCGCCAACTCCGGTTATCTCACCCGTCGACTGGTCGACGTTGCGCAGGACGCCATCATCACCGAGACCGACTGCGGCACCATCGACGGCCTGATGGTTTCGGCACTCACGGAAGGTGGCGAGATCATTGAGCATATCGGTGATCGCATCCTCGGCCGCGTGGCCCTGGAAGACATCCTTGACCCGGTGACCGGCGAGGTTCTGGTTGCTGCCGACACGGAAATTGACGAAACCCTCGTCAAGAAGATCGAGGATGCCGGACTCGAACGGGTCAAGATCCGCTCGGTTCTTACCTGCCAGAGCCGGCGCGGCATCTGTGCCATGTGCTACGGCCGCGACCTGGCACGCGGCCATCTGGTCAACATGGGCGAGGCTGTCGGCGTCATTGCGGCACAGTCCATCGGCGAGCCGGGAACACAGCTCACTATGCGTACCTTCCACATCGGTGGTGCCGCATCCCGTCGTGCTGAGCAGACCTCCCTCGAAGCGCGCAACGAGGGTCGCGTCAAGTACATCAACATCAACTTTGTCACCAACTACGAGGGTGATGTCGCCAATTACATCGTCATGAACCGGAACGGCGAGCTGGCGATCGTGGATGAGACCGGTCGGGAACGCGAACGCTATGCCATCGTCTACGGTGCCAAGATCAAGGCCAAGCAGGATGAACTGGTCAAACCGGGCCAGACCCTGGCCGAGTGGGACCCCTACACCATGCCGATCCTCACCGAGGTCGGTGGCAAGGTCAAGTTTGGCGACATCGTCGAAGGGATCACCATGGAGGAGCAGGTGGACGAAGTCACCGGTCTCTCCCGCAAGGTCATCATCGAGTCGCGTGACCCGGACAAGCGTCCCCGCATCTCACTGAAGGACGAGTCGGGCAAGACAACGAAGATTGGCGAGAGCCTGATGGGCCGCTATTTCCTGCCCGTCGGGGCAAACATCTCCGTTCAGGACGAGTCGATCGTCAATGCCGGTGACGTCATCGCGAAGATCCCCCGCGAGACCACGAAGACAAAGGATATCACCGGTGGTCTGCCACGTGTTGCCGAACTGTTCGAGGCTCGCAAGCCCAAGGACTATGCCGTCATCTCCGAGATCGACGGTGTCGTCTCCTTCGGCAAGGATGCCAAAGGGAAGCGGAAGGTCATTGTCCGCCCCGAGATCGGCGAAGAGAAGGAATATCTCATCCCGAAAGGGAAGCATATCAGTGTTCACGAAGGGGACCATGTGAGGGCTGGCGAGGCTCTCATGGACGGCTCCTCCAACCCCCACGACATTCTGCGGGTGCTTGGCATCAAGGAACTCGCCCGGTACCTGGTCGACGAAGTCCAGGAGGTCTACCGGCTCCAGGGTGTCAAGATCAACGACAAGCATATCGAGACCATTGTCAGGCAGATGCTGCGCCGGGTAAGGATCAAGGATTCCGGCGATACGATCATGCTGGTGGACGATCAGCTCGAACGGTATGTCTTTGAGGACGAGAACGAGCGGGTTCTCACCAAGGGTGGCCGTCCGGCTACGGCCGAGCCGCTGCTCCTCGGTATTACCAAGGCCTCGTTGTCGACCGAATCGTTCATCTCGGCGGCATCATTCCAGGAGACCACCAAGGTCCTGACCCAGGCGGCAATCGAAGGAAAGGTCGACAGCCTGCGCGGACTCAAGGAAAACGTCATCATGGGTCGCCTGATCCCTGCCGGAACAGGGTTGACCCGGTATCGCCACCTCAAACTGCAGATGGAGGAGGCACATGGTCTGCCTGAGGTTCCCGTGGAACTGCTGCCTCCGGAGGAAGAGCCGATCATCGATGAAGATTTCGGTGACGACTTTGACGAATAGCCGCTGAAAATAGGCTGCGGCCTGCATATAAGAAAACCGGTGCATGCGAACCATGCGCCGGTTTTCTTATGGCGGAACAAAACCGCGTCCGGAGTGGCACTCTGTGCTCAGCGCGGCGGCATGACAACAACCGGGTCTGTCCGAAACACGTCGAAAATCGAGGCCTCGGCGACGAAATAAAAAAACTGCGATTTGTTGTTGACAACCGCACAAATATTGTTTATTAATATCCGTCTTTCAGAAGACCTCTGTAAGTGCGAGGCGCTAGTAAAGCGCATGTGAATGGAGATGTCGGTACCCATTCCGACCCTACACCTATTCCATTCCCCTCCGGTTGAATTCTCGCGCTGGGCTTCTGGAGTATCCCGCTGTCACTCTTGGCGGCACTGCCCGAAAAGTTCGGGTGTGGGATTTCTTTTTGTCTTTTTATGTTGGTAGTATAAAAGCGTTGACACGGAAGATGTTTATTTGTTAGGTTTGCAATTCGCCTCTTGTGGGGTGGGTTGACAATTATTGTTGGGAGATTGGGTTAATTATGCCGACGATTAATCAGCTTATTCGAATTGGAAGGCAGAGCAAAAAGGACAAATCGACTGCTCCGGCGCTGAAGTGTTGCCCGCAGAAGCGTGGGGTTTGTACCAGGGTCTATACGACAACGCCCAAAAAGCCGAACTCCGCTCTGCGTAAGGTTGCCAGGGTGAGGCTTACTAATGGCATCGAGGTGACGTCGTATATTCCGGGTGTCGGGCACAACCTGCAGGAGCACTCCGTTGTTCTTATCAGGGGTGGCAGGGTGAAGGACCTTCCGGGTGTCCGTTATCATATCGTGCGTGGAACGCTTGATTCGGTCGGCGTGAAGGACCGGAAGAAGAGCCGCTCTAAGTACGGTGCGAAGCGTCCCAAGTAATCAGTAGTACAGAAAGATCTTTTTGAGAGGTAGCTATGCCTAGGAGAAGAGAAGTTGCCAAGCGGGTCATTTTGCCCGATCCAAAGTACAATGACCGGACGGTTGCCAAGTTCGTCAATATCATCATGCAGGATGGCAAGAAGAGTACTGCTGAGCGTGCGCTGTACGGCGCTCTTGATCTGGTTGCCAAGCGCGCCAACGAGGACGCGCTGAAGGTGCTGAAAAAGGCGCTCGATAACGTCAAGCCCACTCTTGAGGTCAAGTCGCGCCGGGTCGGTGGTTCGACCTATCAGGTTCCTGTTGAGGTGCGTGTGGATCGGAGAAACTCTCTGGCTATGCGTTGGTTGGCACGGTATGCCAATGCGCGTTCCGAGAAAACGGCCACCGACAAGCTGGCCGGTGAAATCCTCGATGCTTTTAATAACCGCGGAGCAGCCGTCAAGAAGCGTGAGGATACGCACAAGATGGCAGAAGCAAACCGCGCTTTCGCACACTACCGCTGGTAGTTTTCGATATAGAGTAGGGTTACTGGAGGAATATTCGTGGCACGTCAGACCCCATTGGAAAAAACTCGCAATATCGGTATCATGGCGCACATTGATGCCGGCAAGACCACAACCACCGAGCGGATACTCTATTACACCGGTGTTTCTCATAAGATTGGTGAAGTGCATGATGGTACTGCCACCATGGACTGGATGGAGCAGGAGCAGGAGCGTGGCATCACCATCACGTCGGCGGCAACAACCTGTACGTGGGATGATCACCGTATCAACATTATCGATACCCCCGGTCACGTCGATTTTACCATTGAGGTAGAGCGTTCGCTGCGCGTACTCGATGGCTCGGTAGCGGTGTTCTGTTCCGTGGGTGGCGTGGAGCCGCAATCGGAGACGGTCTGGCGCCAGGCTGACAAATATCGCGTTCCGCGTATTGCGTTTATCAATAAGATGGACCGCGTAGGTGCGGATTTTTTCCGCGGCGTCGGCATGATCAGGGATCGTCTCAAAGCGAATCCGGTGCCGATCCAGCTGCCGATCGGGGTTGAGGATACCTTCAAGGGGATCATTGATCTGGTCGAAATGAAGGCGATTGTTTGGGATGAGGAGTCTCTCGGGGCAAAGTTTCGTGAGGAGGCGATCCCAGCCGATCTTATGGAGATCGCTGCCGAGTATCGCGAAAAGCTCGTGGAAGAGGTTGCCAGCAACGACGATGCGCTGATGGAAAAGTATCTTGCCGGCGAAGAACTGACCACGGCGGAGATAAAGGCTGCCATTCGCCAGGCAACCATCGACATCAAAATCTGCCCGGTAGCCTGCGGCTCTTCTTTCAAGAACAAGGGTGTCCAGCCGCTGCTCAATGCGGTTGTCGACTATCTCCCCTCTCCGCTGGATATTCCTGCAATCAAGGGTATAGACGCCGACTCTGAAGTCGAGGTTGAGCGGAAGGCTTCTGATGCGGAGCCGTTTGCTGCGCTGGCATTCAAGATCATGACCGACCCCTTTGTCGGGCAGTTGTGCTTCTTTAGGGTCTATTCGGGCACGCTTACCTCCGGCTCCTATATCTATAACTCCACCAAGGGGAAGAAAGAGCGTATCGGTCGTCTGCTCAAGATGCACGCCAACAAGCGCGAAGAGATCAAGGAAGTCTACGCGGGAGACATCGCCGCGGCGGTTGGTCTTAAATATACAACGACAGGTGATACGCTCTGTCCCGAAGATTCACCGGTTATCCTCGAATCCATCGAGTTTCCCGAGCCGGTAATTGCCATTGCCATCGAGCCGAAAACCAAGGCTGACCAGGACAGGCTCGGAACGAGCCTTGCCAAGCTCGCCAGCGAAGACCCTTCCTTCCGCGTGAAGACTGACGAGGAGACCGGCCAGACCATTATTTCGGGGATGGGCGAGCTGCACCTGGAGATCATTGTCGATCGTCTCATGCGCGAGTTCAAGGTAGAGGCAAACGTTGGCAAGCCGCAGGTTGCCTACCGCGAAACCATCTCCAAGAAGGTCAAGGTCGAAGGCAAGTTCGTGCGCCAGTCCGGCGGTCGCGGTCAGTATGGCCATGTCTGGCTCGAAGTGGAACCGCAGGAGCCGGGCAAGGGTTATGAATTTGTCGATGCCATCAAGGGTGGCGTCGTGCCGAGAGAATATATCCCCGCTGTTGACAAGGGGATTCAGGAAGCTACCGAATCCGGTGTTCTTGCCGGCTTCCCGGTTGTCGACGTGAAGGTCACTCTCATTGACGGTTCGTATCACGAGGTCGATTCCTCTGAAATGGCATTCAAGATCGCCGGATCCATGGGCTTCAAAGAAGGGTGTGCCAAGGCATCCCCGGTACTTCTTGAGCCGATCATGTCGGTGGAAGTGGTTGTGCCTGAGGAGTACATGGGTGAGGTCATCGGCGATCTCAACTCACGCCGTGGCCGGATTATGGGGATGGAGAATAGGGCTGGTGCGCAGGTTGTTGCCTCCATGGTCCCGCTTGCACAGATGTTCGGGTACGCTACCGACCTTCGCTCCGCAACGCAGGGCCGCGCAACCTACACCATGACCTTTGATCATTACGAGCAGGTACCCAAATCGGTTGCCGAAGAGATAGTCGCAAAAGTTAAAGGTTAACGATACACAAAACAGTTGTGAAGGAGGGCCTTCAGCATGGCAAAGGCGAAATTTGAGAGGACGAAACCGCA comes from Geobacter sp. and encodes:
- the rpoC gene encoding DNA-directed RNA polymerase subunit beta', whose amino-acid sequence is MEDLFNFFDKPKDPLHFSAIRISISSPEKIRERSFGEVKKPETINYRTFKPERDGLFCAKIFGPTKDYECNCGKYKRMKHRGIVCEKCGVEVIPSKVRRERLGHIDLATPVAHIWFLKSLPSRIGNLLDMTLKDLERVLYFEAYVIIDPGATSLSFGEVLTEDQFQKSVEELGNGFIAGMGAAAIRDCLKALDLEGLADMLRTEMQEANSEAKRKKVAKRLKVVEAFKVSGNRPEWMILECIPVLPPELRPLVPLDGGRFATSDLNDLYRRVINRNNRLKRLMELQAPEVIIRNEKRMLQEAVDALFDNGRRGRAIAGPNKRPLKSLSDMLKGKSGRFRQNLLGKRVDYSGRSVIVVGPELKLHQCGLPKKMALELFKPFIYNKLEERGFVTTIKSAKKMVEKERPEVWDVLEEVIKEHPVLLNRAPTLHRLGIQAFEPVLIEGKAIQLHPLVCTAFNADFDGDQMAVHLPLSIESQVEARVLMMSTNNILSPAHGKPIIVPSQDMVLGTYHMTRDREFERVLDENGKPMADKKTGNQLWQRVKGFGKILASPEEVRIAFDAGEVDLQAPIEVRMKNIRGSEDAPERIKTTVGRVLLREILPEAVPFSAINKTMSKKELTNLVDICYRLAGNKETVILADRLKEIGFRYSTLAGISICINDMQIPFGKYAIIDRATEEVKEIQNQYTEGLITDGERYNKVIDIWAKATEDIAKEMLDNISKETVFSPDDGKELKVPSFNAIHMMADSGARGSAQQIRQLAGMRGLMAKPSGEIIETPITANFREGLTVLQYFISTHGARKGLADTALKTANSGYLTRRLVDVAQDAIITETDCGTIDGLMVSALTEGGEIIEHIGDRILGRVALEDILDPVTGEVLVAADTEIDETLVKKIEDAGLERVKIRSVLTCQSRRGICAMCYGRDLARGHLVNMGEAVGVIAAQSIGEPGTQLTMRTFHIGGAASRRAEQTSLEARNEGRVKYININFVTNYEGDVANYIVMNRNGELAIVDETGRERERYAIVYGAKIKAKQDELVKPGQTLAEWDPYTMPILTEVGGKVKFGDIVEGITMEEQVDEVTGLSRKVIIESRDPDKRPRISLKDESGKTTKIGESLMGRYFLPVGANISVQDESIVNAGDVIAKIPRETTKTKDITGGLPRVAELFEARKPKDYAVISEIDGVVSFGKDAKGKRKVIVRPEIGEEKEYLIPKGKHISVHEGDHVRAGEALMDGSSNPHDILRVLGIKELARYLVDEVQEVYRLQGVKINDKHIETIVRQMLRRVRIKDSGDTIMLVDDQLERYVFEDENERVLTKGGRPATAEPLLLGITKASLSTESFISAASFQETTKVLTQAAIEGKVDSLRGLKENVIMGRLIPAGTGLTRYRHLKLQMEEAHGLPEVPVELLPPEEEPIIDEDFGDDFDE
- a CDS encoding 30S ribosomal protein S12, with amino-acid sequence MPTINQLIRIGRQSKKDKSTAPALKCCPQKRGVCTRVYTTTPKKPNSALRKVARVRLTNGIEVTSYIPGVGHNLQEHSVVLIRGGRVKDLPGVRYHIVRGTLDSVGVKDRKKSRSKYGAKRPK
- the rpsG gene encoding 30S ribosomal protein S7, with the translated sequence MPRRREVAKRVILPDPKYNDRTVAKFVNIIMQDGKKSTAERALYGALDLVAKRANEDALKVLKKALDNVKPTLEVKSRRVGGSTYQVPVEVRVDRRNSLAMRWLARYANARSEKTATDKLAGEILDAFNNRGAAVKKREDTHKMAEANRAFAHYRW
- the fusA gene encoding elongation factor G; this encodes MARQTPLEKTRNIGIMAHIDAGKTTTTERILYYTGVSHKIGEVHDGTATMDWMEQEQERGITITSAATTCTWDDHRINIIDTPGHVDFTIEVERSLRVLDGSVAVFCSVGGVEPQSETVWRQADKYRVPRIAFINKMDRVGADFFRGVGMIRDRLKANPVPIQLPIGVEDTFKGIIDLVEMKAIVWDEESLGAKFREEAIPADLMEIAAEYREKLVEEVASNDDALMEKYLAGEELTTAEIKAAIRQATIDIKICPVACGSSFKNKGVQPLLNAVVDYLPSPLDIPAIKGIDADSEVEVERKASDAEPFAALAFKIMTDPFVGQLCFFRVYSGTLTSGSYIYNSTKGKKERIGRLLKMHANKREEIKEVYAGDIAAAVGLKYTTTGDTLCPEDSPVILESIEFPEPVIAIAIEPKTKADQDRLGTSLAKLASEDPSFRVKTDEETGQTIISGMGELHLEIIVDRLMREFKVEANVGKPQVAYRETISKKVKVEGKFVRQSGGRGQYGHVWLEVEPQEPGKGYEFVDAIKGGVVPREYIPAVDKGIQEATESGVLAGFPVVDVKVTLIDGSYHEVDSSEMAFKIAGSMGFKEGCAKASPVLLEPIMSVEVVVPEEYMGEVIGDLNSRRGRIMGMENRAGAQVVASMVPLAQMFGYATDLRSATQGRATYTMTFDHYEQVPKSVAEEIVAKVKG